One genomic region from Acidobacteriota bacterium encodes:
- a CDS encoding fused MFS/spermidine synthase, translating into MKIDRNWQENRAAFAVLVIYICFIFSGASGLIFEVAWSKALSLYLGNTLHAISTVVGAYMAGLGFGALLSGNFCGRLRYPIRTYGWIEGTVGIFGLVSPFVFDLLFPVFGHLSFLKDSSFTIFLIARFVIVFSILLIPTVAMGMTLPLLVSALTAKRPEFGSSVGKLYGLNTAGAVLGTVLGGFLLLPYLGLFKSIISASLLNLTILALIYLVPSLRNWFTHASERDIERSAAAKAGMETAPAGAKGHLKPEKRAAGVIILTLFAISGFLALVYEVGWTRVLSLTIGSSVYSFTIILATFLLGIALGSLIIARKAEKMKRPVLIFGILEVILGISTLAGTFFFYYIPQFFAVIIYKSHFNVKLIVAGEFLLSALISFIPCLIMGLLFPVAACAYRKSEVSAGKNIGRIYFFNTFGAIFGSIATGFILIPHIGILKTLILTSASSVLIGIIAFFSSEIQLKPKILSSGLALSFTFFLSVLVPSWDIGRMNRGLIQIIRDIKTGDISGGVKKEEEILYYKEGKNATVAVSYVGSDMYLKIGGKIDASAVADSITQTLCAQIPLLYADNPKDVCVIGLGSGVSTYSVLTHPVRSVDTLEIEESVIEASGYFYPVNHDPLSDPRSTIIVEDARSYLSYTDKKYDVIISEPSNPWIAGINSLFTADFYEIINKKLNDGGVFSQWLQTYELSVDSLATIMRTMNSKFHNCHFYYITRGGDSLLIAKKGKIELDFAKVSRFFENEKVARDLRKINITNPFDFSTYYIAPLTEIVRALGKGTINTDDNSYIEYRAPFELLSPKEREYSIAVGEQFIDETKKVFFPDLGEGESLLNLGLSFLKLNDKVRTDFILARLKSRNYEKETSTFIEEIRKMEEVKANEKKGYDLFNRAEEAFRAENNSLASDSVMEALALAPHLDDLAFNGALMLLNLGKLDEAEKILKEIIKREPFAYTYTSYLNLGSLYWNRKEPDRGIEYYQKAIDYNPYFTSGYVQIARAYAMKGEKEQARQNLLRALKLNPANSQARELLNSI; encoded by the coding sequence ATGAAGATAGATCGGAACTGGCAAGAGAATCGTGCGGCATTCGCCGTTCTCGTCATTTACATCTGCTTTATATTCTCAGGAGCGAGCGGTCTAATCTTCGAAGTGGCATGGTCGAAGGCGCTCTCCCTTTATCTCGGAAATACCCTCCATGCAATCAGCACCGTAGTTGGGGCTTACATGGCCGGCCTCGGGTTTGGAGCCCTGCTCTCCGGTAATTTCTGCGGACGCCTCCGGTATCCCATACGGACCTATGGCTGGATTGAAGGAACCGTCGGGATATTCGGCCTGGTCTCGCCTTTCGTCTTCGATCTGCTCTTCCCCGTCTTTGGCCACCTCTCGTTTCTCAAAGACAGCTCTTTTACCATCTTTCTTATAGCCAGGTTCGTGATCGTCTTTTCAATTCTCCTGATACCGACAGTAGCCATGGGGATGACCCTTCCCCTTCTCGTCTCGGCCCTGACTGCCAAGAGGCCTGAATTCGGCTCCAGTGTAGGGAAATTGTACGGCTTAAACACCGCTGGAGCCGTCCTGGGAACGGTTCTCGGAGGATTCCTGCTATTACCCTATCTAGGCCTGTTCAAGAGCATTATAAGCGCTTCTTTGCTGAACCTGACGATACTTGCCTTGATATACCTTGTCCCCTCCTTGCGAAACTGGTTCACCCATGCTTCGGAGAGGGATATTGAAAGATCGGCAGCGGCGAAAGCAGGGATGGAAACAGCACCCGCGGGGGCAAAAGGGCATCTGAAACCAGAGAAAAGAGCCGCCGGAGTCATCATCCTGACGCTCTTTGCTATTTCCGGCTTCCTCGCTCTGGTCTACGAGGTGGGATGGACGAGAGTCCTTTCCCTCACCATAGGTTCCTCCGTTTATTCCTTTACCATTATCCTCGCCACATTCCTGCTGGGGATAGCCCTCGGAAGCCTCATCATCGCAAGAAAAGCCGAGAAGATGAAGAGACCCGTTCTGATCTTTGGAATACTCGAAGTCATTCTCGGAATATCCACACTTGCGGGGACTTTTTTCTTCTATTATATTCCCCAATTCTTCGCCGTTATCATCTACAAAAGCCACTTTAACGTGAAGCTGATCGTCGCCGGCGAGTTTCTTCTGTCGGCCCTCATATCCTTCATCCCATGCCTGATCATGGGGCTCCTGTTCCCCGTTGCCGCCTGTGCCTACAGGAAAAGCGAAGTATCGGCCGGGAAGAACATCGGAAGGATATACTTCTTCAACACATTCGGGGCAATCTTCGGCTCCATTGCAACGGGATTCATCCTGATCCCGCATATCGGAATCCTGAAGACTCTCATCCTCACCTCGGCTTCGAGCGTCCTGATCGGGATCATAGCCTTCTTCTCCTCCGAGATACAGTTGAAGCCCAAAATTCTTTCTTCAGGGCTTGCCCTCTCATTTACATTCTTCCTCTCCGTCCTCGTTCCTTCCTGGGATATCGGCCGAATGAACCGCGGCCTGATCCAGATCATCCGGGACATCAAAACCGGAGACATCTCTGGAGGCGTGAAGAAAGAGGAGGAGATTCTCTACTATAAAGAGGGAAAGAACGCCACGGTCGCCGTCTCCTACGTGGGCTCGGACATGTATCTCAAGATAGGAGGTAAGATCGACGCAAGCGCCGTGGCCGACTCCATCACACAAACACTATGCGCTCAGATCCCGCTTCTGTATGCGGATAATCCAAAAGACGTATGCGTAATTGGGCTGGGAAGCGGAGTGTCGACCTATTCCGTCCTCACCCATCCAGTACGCTCAGTGGATACGCTGGAGATCGAAGAGTCCGTCATCGAAGCCTCAGGATATTTTTATCCCGTCAATCACGACCCTCTATCAGACCCGAGATCCACGATCATCGTCGAGGATGCCAGGAGCTACCTCTCTTACACCGACAAGAAATACGATGTCATCATCTCCGAACCATCCAACCCATGGATCGCGGGGATCAATTCCCTGTTCACGGCCGATTTCTATGAGATCATCAATAAAAAATTAAATGATGGAGGAGTTTTCTCGCAGTGGCTTCAGACATACGAGCTATCTGTGGATTCCCTCGCGACCATCATGCGGACAATGAACTCCAAATTTCACAACTGTCACTTCTATTACATCACCAGGGGCGGGGATTCTCTCCTGATCGCAAAGAAGGGGAAGATCGAACTCGATTTTGCGAAAGTCTCGCGCTTCTTCGAGAACGAAAAGGTAGCGCGAGACCTCAGGAAAATCAACATCACCAACCCCTTCGACTTTTCTACTTACTACATCGCTCCTCTCACTGAGATCGTGAGGGCTCTTGGAAAAGGAACCATAAATACTGATGATAACTCCTATATAGAATACAGGGCGCCCTTCGAGCTTCTCTCACCTAAAGAACGAGAGTACAGCATCGCAGTCGGTGAACAGTTCATCGATGAGACGAAGAAAGTCTTCTTTCCCGACCTTGGCGAAGGAGAATCATTGCTCAACCTCGGACTCTCATTCCTGAAGCTAAATGATAAAGTGCGAACGGACTTCATACTTGCCAGACTGAAATCCAGAAATTATGAGAAAGAGACATCAACGTTCATCGAGGAGATAAGAAAGATGGAAGAGGTTAAGGCAAATGAGAAGAAGGGATACGATCTCTTCAATAGAGCCGAGGAAGCCTTCAGGGCTGAAAACAATAGCCTTGCTTCGGATTCTGTCATGGAAGCTCTGGCTCTTGCTCCGCATCTTGATGATCTCGCTTTCAACGGTGCTCTCATGCTCCTGAATCTTGGCAAACTTGATGAAGCAGAAAAAATATTGAAGGAGATCATCAAAAGAGAACCATTCGCCTATACTTACACATCCTATCTCAACCTCGGAAGCCTCTACTGGAACCGGAAAGAGCCTGACAGGGGGATCGAATACTATCAGAAAGCCATCGATTATAACCCCTATTTTACCAGCGGTTACGTACAAATAGCGCGGGCATA
- a CDS encoding tetratricopeptide repeat protein — protein MIKSAVLDEDRVLKDNSFLEENRILNEEVEARVVRWVLSVILIFSALSRFVYLITYLGRNPFAKVLILDSLKYDQWAKAILEGRLFEEGAFYQAPFYPYFVSFIYSIFSPSPVGVYVVQMLIGLATTLLVFLVAKRYFSGRTALLASAIFALHPTITFFESKLLPETLAILIGLMLLYMLKGYAESEERRTGPVTLLLSAGSGILLGISCLIRPNMLLLFPLAFLWIMLSGWRKKHLTDEAAAGKGVRIFGRRIVHAAAFSAGFLVAILPVTYRNYLRSGDFVLISLNGGITFCQGNNPYAYGIYTPLPGFSGDIVQQRMEERYYAQAQSKRALSDQEISRFWFDKGLQFIRMHPWQWVLLEMKKFFYFFDSYEHSLEYNYSIEREYVINMAFIPFGIIISFALFGIIASYPWRGKAPLMLYLSVQFFTVMIFYMSSRYRLPAVPVLCIFAGAGISHIMDIGQPGKIRKSVFAMMAIIVISVFSFLKMGDVYRFEEAASYGNLGTAFNAAGMHEEAISSFKKQSDLDPRSAYAPFNIAVVLAKMGRNGEAVEYYQKTIAINPDLAEAYNNLGVIFVNWGECAKAEVLFLKAIELKPFFANPYNNLATCYFVKGELQKAMEMVRLAKSRGLSISEELEKEITVKQQLDQ, from the coding sequence TTGATAAAAAGTGCTGTTCTTGATGAGGATAGAGTCCTGAAAGATAATAGTTTTCTGGAAGAAAATAGAATTCTGAATGAAGAGGTAGAGGCAAGGGTCGTCCGGTGGGTTCTTTCGGTTATCCTCATTTTTTCCGCTCTATCAAGGTTCGTATATCTAATCACTTATCTCGGGAGAAACCCGTTCGCAAAAGTCCTGATCCTCGATTCTCTTAAGTATGACCAGTGGGCTAAGGCAATCCTGGAAGGGAGGCTCTTCGAAGAGGGGGCGTTTTATCAGGCTCCTTTTTACCCTTATTTCGTCTCGTTCATTTACTCCATCTTCTCACCTTCTCCTGTCGGCGTTTATGTCGTCCAGATGCTCATCGGGCTGGCGACCACCCTTCTCGTTTTCCTTGTGGCAAAGAGATATTTTTCCGGAAGGACAGCCCTTCTGGCATCGGCCATATTTGCCCTTCATCCGACGATAACATTTTTTGAGTCGAAACTCCTTCCAGAGACGCTTGCCATCTTAATTGGCCTCATGCTTCTTTACATGCTGAAAGGGTATGCGGAATCAGAGGAGAGAAGAACCGGACCCGTGACATTGCTTCTATCTGCAGGCAGCGGCATCCTTCTCGGGATCTCCTGCCTGATCCGCCCGAACATGCTTCTCCTCTTCCCACTGGCCTTTCTCTGGATAATGCTTTCAGGTTGGAGAAAGAAGCATCTGACGGATGAGGCAGCAGCCGGCAAGGGCGTCCGGATTTTCGGCAGAAGAATCGTTCATGCGGCAGCATTTTCAGCAGGATTCCTTGTAGCGATTCTGCCGGTGACCTACAGGAACTATCTCAGGTCGGGGGATTTTGTTTTAATATCTCTCAACGGAGGGATCACGTTCTGCCAGGGGAACAATCCATATGCGTATGGAATCTACACACCGCTCCCCGGGTTTTCGGGAGATATCGTCCAGCAGAGGATGGAGGAAAGATACTATGCTCAGGCACAAAGCAAGAGAGCACTCTCGGATCAGGAAATCTCAAGGTTCTGGTTCGACAAGGGGCTCCAGTTCATACGGATGCATCCCTGGCAATGGGTCCTGCTCGAGATGAAGAAGTTTTTCTATTTCTTCGATAGTTATGAGCATTCGCTGGAATACAACTACTCCATCGAAAGAGAATATGTCATTAACATGGCCTTCATACCGTTTGGCATTATCATTTCATTTGCGCTCTTCGGGATAATTGCTTCCTATCCATGGAGAGGAAAGGCTCCGCTGATGTTATATCTTTCAGTGCAGTTCTTCACGGTCATGATTTTCTACATGTCTTCACGATACAGGCTTCCGGCAGTTCCCGTTCTTTGCATATTCGCAGGAGCCGGCATTTCTCATATTATGGATATTGGCCAGCCGGGGAAGATCAGGAAGTCCGTTTTTGCAATGATGGCCATAATCGTCATCTCCGTATTTTCGTTTCTGAAGATGGGGGATGTTTACCGCTTCGAGGAAGCGGCGAGCTACGGGAATCTGGGGACCGCTTTCAATGCTGCGGGGATGCACGAAGAGGCGATCTCGAGCTTCAAGAAACAGTCCGATCTTGATCCACGGTCGGCCTATGCTCCATTCAACATCGCCGTAGTCCTGGCGAAAATGGGGAGGAACGGAGAGGCAGTCGAATATTATCAGAAGACCATTGCGATAAACCCTGATCTCGCGGAGGCATACAACAATCTTGGAGTCATCTTCGTGAACTGGGGAGAGTGCGCTAAGGCGGAGGTCCTCTTTCTGAAAGCGATTGAGTTGAAGCCGTTCTTTGCCAATCCTTACAACAACCTGGCCACCTGCTATTTCGTGAAGGGGGAGTTGCAGAAGGCGATGGAGATGGTCCGGCTTGCAAAATCAAGAGGCCTATCCATTTCCGAAGAACTCGAGAAAGAGATTACCGTCAAACAACAATTAGACCAATAG
- the rnc gene encoding ribonuclease III: MKKEKKEKNEKNEKRASKRWSRLEKRLGYKFKNREMMLGALSHPSSFQENEEGFGRNYEIMEFFGDSILNFIVSEMLYNKHRNLSEGKMSRVRSIIVSAKSLSDAARKISLGEHIILGKGEEKTGGGQKESILSATLEALIAAIYIDGGMANVKKVLEVLFEKKLSGLVKARKSALIEKDSKSALQEILHKKGMGLPEYFVVREEGPDHEKRFFVELKIAGESVLEGRGRSKKEAEQDAARKALMALRES, from the coding sequence ATGAAGAAAGAGAAGAAAGAGAAGAATGAGAAGAATGAGAAAAGGGCTTCAAAGCGATGGAGCCGGCTTGAGAAGAGGCTGGGGTACAAGTTCAAGAACAGGGAAATGATGCTCGGCGCTCTCTCGCACCCCTCTTCTTTTCAGGAGAACGAGGAGGGCTTCGGCAGAAACTATGAGATCATGGAATTCTTCGGCGATTCCATTCTTAATTTCATCGTTTCGGAGATGCTCTACAATAAACACAGGAATCTATCCGAGGGAAAGATGTCGAGGGTGCGGTCGATTATAGTCTCGGCGAAGAGCCTCTCCGATGCAGCGAGGAAAATCAGCCTCGGGGAACATATCATTTTAGGGAAAGGTGAAGAGAAGACGGGAGGAGGGCAGAAGGAATCGATCCTTTCGGCGACACTGGAAGCTCTCATAGCTGCAATCTATATCGATGGAGGAATGGCGAATGTGAAGAAGGTTCTGGAGGTCCTCTTCGAGAAGAAACTGTCGGGCCTTGTGAAGGCCAGGAAAAGTGCCCTCATCGAAAAAGACAGCAAGAGCGCGCTTCAGGAGATCCTCCATAAAAAGGGAATGGGCCTTCCAGAGTATTTCGTCGTGCGAGAGGAAGGACCGGACCATGAAAAAAGGTTTTTCGTCGAGTTGAAAATCGCCGGGGAGTCTGTCTTGGAAGGCAGGGGAAGATCGAAGAAAGAGGCAGAGCAGGATGCGGCGCGGAAAGCGCTGATGGCTTTGAGAGAATCGTAG
- a CDS encoding sulfide/dihydroorotate dehydrogenase-like FAD/NAD-binding protein → MFKILKKEEIAPSTFFFEVEAPFVARRIKAGQFIVLRIDEKGERIPLSYCGADPERGVINLIVQSVGKTSQKLNDMKEGDAILDLVGPLGKETEIEKYGTCVLLGGGFGAGAIIPIAKALRAAGNHVVSIVGAREKSLLVMEKDVEAASDEIKVTTNDGSYGMKGMVTDALSQILADRKVDFILGIGPVPMMKAISDMTKPYGIKTMVSLNSVMVDGTGMCGSCRVTVGGETKFACVDGPDFDGHQVDYDELSKRLKMFEAYEKLAYEAYLEHRGRCASEKRSDR, encoded by the coding sequence ATGTTCAAGATCTTGAAAAAGGAAGAGATTGCTCCCAGCACCTTCTTCTTTGAAGTGGAAGCTCCCTTCGTCGCAAGAAGAATAAAGGCAGGGCAGTTTATCGTCCTGAGGATCGATGAGAAAGGAGAGAGAATTCCCTTAAGTTACTGCGGTGCCGATCCTGAGAGAGGGGTTATCAATCTCATCGTTCAGTCTGTCGGAAAGACATCGCAAAAACTCAACGATATGAAAGAGGGAGATGCAATCCTCGATCTGGTCGGGCCTCTCGGGAAAGAGACAGAGATCGAAAAGTATGGAACGTGCGTTCTTCTCGGAGGGGGATTCGGAGCCGGCGCCATAATTCCTATTGCGAAAGCGCTGCGGGCCGCTGGAAACCACGTAGTCTCCATCGTCGGAGCGCGGGAGAAGAGCCTCCTCGTCATGGAGAAAGATGTCGAAGCAGCTTCCGACGAGATCAAGGTCACGACCAACGATGGAAGCTACGGGATGAAGGGGATGGTCACCGATGCCCTTTCGCAGATACTGGCTGACCGGAAAGTCGATTTCATACTCGGGATTGGTCCCGTTCCCATGATGAAGGCTATTTCGGACATGACAAAACCTTACGGTATCAAGACGATGGTCTCCCTCAACTCTGTAATGGTGGATGGAACGGGGATGTGCGGTTCCTGCCGTGTTACCGTTGGGGGAGAGACGAAGTTTGCCTGTGTGGATGGTCCAGACTTCGATGGACATCAGGTCGATTACGATGAGCTGAGCAAGAGATTGAAAATGTTCGAGGCCTATGAGAAGCTGGCCTATGAGGCCTATCTTGAGCATAGAGGCAGATGTGCTTCTGAGAAGAGGAGTGATAGATAG
- the gltA gene encoding NADPH-dependent glutamate synthase, protein MLIPRQKIAELDPKVRSRNFEEVNLGLDDESAVMEANRCIQCKKPKCIDGCPVLIDIPAFIKMIAERDFLGAIRKIKEKNVLPAICGRVCPQEEQCEMLCVIGKKGNAVNIGKLERFAADYERKMNVKMEYDIPPWTGKRVAVVGSGPAGLTCASQLARKGHKVTIYEALHKPGGVLMYGIPEFRLPHQIVMEEIAQLNGMGVGLYTNFIVGKTKMVDELLNGEFDAVFLGTGAGLPSFMKIPGENLKGIYSANEFLTRVILMEARKFPEYDTPVFCGRRVAVIGGGNTAMDACRSSLRMGAEKVYCVYRRSREEMPARDEEIEHAFEEGIEFMFLVNPVRFLGNEDGWVTGMECLGMELGEPDASGRRRPVPIKGSEFILEVDTVIEALGFGVNPMAIRSTPGLETNKWGVVIVDEITGMTSRPGVFAGGDAITGGATVILAMGQGMRAAEGIDAYLSGRDLKKEKELENASKSSDE, encoded by the coding sequence ATGCTGATCCCGAGGCAGAAAATCGCCGAACTGGATCCGAAGGTGAGAAGCCGCAACTTCGAAGAGGTCAATTTAGGATTAGACGATGAGTCTGCCGTGATGGAGGCCAATCGATGCATCCAGTGCAAGAAGCCGAAATGCATCGATGGCTGTCCCGTCCTGATCGATATTCCAGCCTTCATAAAGATGATAGCCGAAAGGGATTTCCTCGGCGCCATAAGGAAGATCAAGGAGAAGAACGTCCTTCCGGCGATCTGCGGGAGGGTCTGCCCGCAGGAGGAACAGTGCGAAATGCTCTGTGTCATCGGAAAGAAGGGGAATGCCGTTAACATCGGGAAGCTGGAGAGATTCGCTGCTGACTATGAGAGGAAAATGAATGTAAAGATGGAGTATGATATTCCCCCCTGGACCGGAAAGAGAGTTGCCGTAGTAGGTTCCGGTCCAGCAGGACTGACCTGTGCCAGCCAGCTTGCCAGGAAAGGACACAAGGTGACGATCTATGAGGCGCTGCATAAGCCCGGAGGCGTTCTGATGTACGGGATCCCGGAGTTCAGGCTTCCCCACCAGATCGTAATGGAAGAAATAGCCCAGTTGAATGGCATGGGGGTTGGGCTTTACACCAACTTCATAGTGGGGAAAACGAAAATGGTCGATGAGTTGTTGAACGGTGAGTTCGATGCGGTTTTTCTTGGAACGGGAGCGGGGCTTCCGAGCTTCATGAAGATCCCTGGAGAAAATCTTAAAGGGATCTATTCGGCAAATGAGTTCCTGACGAGGGTGATCCTTATGGAGGCCAGGAAGTTTCCTGAATACGACACTCCGGTTTTCTGTGGAAGGAGAGTGGCGGTCATCGGAGGAGGAAACACCGCCATGGATGCATGCCGTTCTTCGCTGAGGATGGGTGCCGAGAAGGTTTACTGCGTCTACAGAAGATCCAGGGAAGAGATGCCTGCGCGAGACGAGGAGATCGAACATGCCTTTGAGGAAGGAATCGAGTTCATGTTCCTCGTGAATCCGGTGAGGTTCCTGGGGAACGAGGACGGCTGGGTCACCGGCATGGAATGTCTGGGAATGGAACTAGGCGAACCCGATGCTTCTGGAAGACGGAGGCCGGTACCGATCAAAGGCTCTGAATTCATCCTCGAAGTCGATACTGTCATCGAAGCTCTTGGTTTTGGCGTCAATCCCATGGCCATCAGGTCCACTCCTGGGCTCGAGACGAACAAGTGGGGTGTCGTCATCGTAGATGAGATCACAGGAATGACCAGCAGGCCGGGAGTCTTTGCTGGGGGCGATGCCATCACTGGTGGAGCGACCGTCATTCTAGCCATGGGGCAGGGGATGAGAGCTGCCGAAGGGATCGATGCCTACCTTTCAGGACGAGACCTTAAAAAAGAAAAAGAACTTGAAAACGCCTCTAAATCTTCTGATGAATGA
- a CDS encoding DNA translocase FtsK 4TM domain-containing protein — MNKRVKEISGVLILGAAIVLLIMLLTYNPSDPSPWNNQSARLRPSNWFGRVGANISETLFQFLGFSSLLIPFALFIAGWNLIRKEEPGRNLSASAGFIVLILFLASFLTLLFGEFLYRGVSIRPGGYIGERIAFMLLPYLNWIGATLISLLLIILGIVISTQFSLSKAASLVAKGMSAVLRRVRLAYLRFWENRRKTKMRRDLIKKQVKKMEEERETLLHERKRDVLPEVSVPKKSPIVRPALKQQPLRFSDSDKYQSPPLMLLNSSSTASQVDEKELMEKAKVIADKLKEFDVTGSVVQIHPGPVVTTFEFKPEAGIKYARITSLVDDLCLALKAESIRIDRIAGKSTVGIEVPNRVKEIIYPRELLSSEKFQNAKSKLTLAIGKTIDGDTYVADLEKMPHLLIAGATGTGKSVALNNMITSILYKATPEEVKFILIDTKMLELGTYQDIPHLLIPVVTDPKQASVALKWATKEMENRYKQLALIYARNIEQFNQKLKQEGWARIKDETTSEEKELKPLPFIVIVIDELADLMMVSSIDVEESIMRLAQMARAVGIHLILATQRPSVDVITGIIKANFPARIAFRVSQKVDSRTIIDQNGAEQLLGMGDMLFLLPSSTRLMRLHGGFITEQESKKIADFLRKQGQPTYNESVLRYEEAEEAASERSDFAMERDSLYREAVRLVVTEGQASISHLQRRLRLGYARAARIIDMMEDDGIVGPADGSKPREVLVGLDYLDNMNHYS, encoded by the coding sequence ATGAACAAAAGAGTGAAAGAGATATCCGGGGTTCTCATTCTGGGAGCTGCAATCGTTCTACTTATCATGCTACTCACTTACAACCCCTCGGATCCCTCTCCCTGGAACAATCAATCCGCAAGGCTCAGACCCTCGAACTGGTTCGGAAGAGTTGGCGCAAACATCTCCGAGACCCTCTTTCAATTCTTGGGCTTCTCTTCCCTGCTCATTCCATTTGCCCTCTTCATCGCAGGATGGAACCTGATCAGAAAGGAGGAACCAGGGAGGAATCTCAGCGCTTCGGCAGGATTCATCGTTTTGATTCTGTTTCTTGCTTCCTTCCTGACGCTTCTATTTGGAGAGTTCCTCTACCGCGGAGTTTCTATCCGGCCCGGTGGATACATCGGGGAGAGGATAGCATTCATGCTTCTTCCCTATCTCAACTGGATCGGCGCCACGCTCATCTCGCTGCTCCTCATCATCCTGGGGATCGTGATCTCCACGCAATTCTCCCTGTCTAAGGCTGCATCGCTTGTTGCGAAAGGGATGAGTGCGGTTCTCCGGAGAGTCCGGCTCGCCTACTTACGATTCTGGGAAAACCGCCGCAAGACAAAGATGCGAAGAGACCTGATCAAGAAGCAGGTGAAGAAGATGGAAGAAGAGCGTGAAACGTTGCTTCATGAGCGGAAGAGAGATGTCCTTCCCGAGGTATCTGTTCCCAAGAAATCACCCATTGTCAGGCCGGCTCTGAAGCAGCAGCCGCTTAGATTCAGCGATTCCGATAAATACCAGTCTCCACCATTAATGCTTCTGAATTCGTCCTCCACGGCGAGCCAGGTTGACGAAAAGGAACTGATGGAAAAGGCAAAAGTCATCGCCGACAAGCTTAAGGAGTTCGACGTCACGGGAAGCGTCGTCCAGATCCATCCCGGTCCCGTCGTCACAACCTTTGAATTCAAGCCTGAGGCGGGGATCAAGTATGCTCGCATCACCAGCCTCGTTGACGACCTATGCCTCGCTCTGAAGGCGGAATCCATCAGGATCGACAGGATTGCCGGCAAATCTACGGTCGGGATCGAGGTTCCAAATCGCGTCAAGGAGATCATCTATCCGAGGGAGCTCCTCTCATCCGAGAAATTCCAGAACGCCAAATCGAAGCTGACGCTGGCAATCGGCAAGACGATCGACGGCGACACCTATGTCGCAGATCTTGAAAAGATGCCCCATCTGCTGATCGCCGGAGCCACTGGAACTGGAAAGAGTGTCGCCCTGAACAACATGATCACGAGCATCCTGTACAAGGCAACTCCGGAGGAGGTCAAGTTCATATTGATCGATACGAAGATGCTCGAACTCGGGACCTACCAGGACATTCCACACCTTCTCATCCCGGTTGTCACCGACCCAAAGCAGGCGAGCGTCGCGTTGAAATGGGCCACCAAAGAGATGGAGAACAGGTACAAGCAGCTCGCCCTGATTTACGCCAGAAACATAGAACAGTTCAACCAGAAGTTGAAGCAGGAGGGATGGGCCAGGATCAAGGATGAGACGACCAGCGAGGAAAAAGAATTGAAACCGCTTCCATTCATCGTCATCGTCATCGATGAGCTCGCCGATCTGATGATGGTCTCCTCCATCGATGTGGAGGAATCAATCATGAGGCTGGCTCAGATGGCAAGGGCTGTCGGGATTCATCTCATCCTTGCCACGCAGCGTCCCTCCGTCGACGTCATCACCGGGATCATCAAGGCCAACTTCCCGGCGAGGATCGCCTTCAGGGTTTCGCAGAAGGTCGATTCCCGGACGATCATCGACCAGAACGGCGCAGAACAGCTCCTTGGCATGGGAGACATGCTCTTCCTTCTTCCCAGCAGCACGCGGCTGATGCGTCTGCATGGCGGTTTCATCACGGAGCAGGAATCGAAGAAGATCGCAGATTTTCTGAGAAAGCAGGGACAACCAACCTATAACGAGAGTGTACTGAGATATGAAGAAGCGGAAGAAGCTGCCTCCGAGAGGTCGGATTTCGCCATGGAGAGAGATTCCCTGTACAGGGAAGCCGTCAGACTCGTCGTGACAGAAGGGCAGGCTTCCATATCCCACCTTCAGAGGAGACTGAGGCTCGGCTATGCCAGAGCTGCCAGGATCATAGACATGATGGAAGACGACGGAATTGTGGGGCCGGCAGACGGAAGCAAGCCTCGTGAAGTCTTAGTGGGGCTCGACTACCTCGATAATATGAATCATTATTCATAA